A window of the Phaenicophaeus curvirostris isolate KB17595 chromosome 9, BPBGC_Pcur_1.0, whole genome shotgun sequence genome harbors these coding sequences:
- the NSMCE4A gene encoding non-structural maintenance of chromosomes element 4 homolog A, with product MSEANGSGPSSSSPCSPLSPGPRRPPLSAPRNGAGPRHRRRLPGRPPAEQGDEEEEEEEEEEEEEEEEEGGEEEQERRSGSAQGDERSRRTIRNQYRELIYSVQQNREDMLSSKSNRLTEALQEANKLFSGVSCAREAALDAQFLVLASNLGKEKANELHSEMAAFDSLAFAEDLLTFMGINRIEVEENDSDSEGISGGYLPSNAWHKLGEETEKYFRRAPSFHYMLGSFKSDPPVPRQRIERQRKAAGGEAKRAMPAQLKKMEESHQEATEKEVERILGLLQTHFKNDSNTPISFFDLVIDPNSFARTVENIFHVSFIIRDGLARLKLDDDKLPIIEPSKDDEGKKDDYSDGARSQVVLSLSHQEWKEIVETYEITEPMISPPCPRNEDEMEMA from the exons ATGTCGGAGGCGAACGGCAGCGGCccgtcctcctcctcgcccTGCTCCCCCCTGAGCCCCGGGCCCCGCCGGCCGCCGCTCTCCGCCCCGCGGAACGGCGCGGGGCCCCGGCACAGGCGGCGGCTGCCGGGCCGCCCGCCGGCCGAGCAGGGCGacgaggaggaagaagaggaggaggaggaggaagaggaggaggaggaggaggaggggggggaggaggagcaggagcggCGGTCCGGGAGCGCGCAGGGCGATGAGCGCAGCAGGAGGACGATCCGCAACCAGTACCGCGAGCTCATCTACAGCGTCCAGC AAAATCGTGAGGATATGCTGAGTTCCAAAAGCAACAGACTGACAGAAGCTTTGCAAGAGGCCAATAAACTGTTTAGTGGAG TTTCCTGTGCGCGAGAGGCTGCGCTGGATGCCCAGTTTCTTGTCTTAGCATCAAATCTAGGGAAAGAGAAGGCCAACGAGCTGCACTCTGAGATGGCAGCGTTTGATTCACTGGCCTTTGCAGAAGACTTG ctaACATTCATGGGAATAAACCGCATAGAAGTAGAAGAAAATGATAGCGATTCTGAGGGCATTTCAGGTGGCTACTTACCTAGTAATGCCTGGCATAAGCtgggagaagaaacagagaagtaCTTCAGAAGAGCACCTTCTTTTCACTATAT gTTGGGATCTTTCAAGTCTGATCCTCCTGTACCAAGGCAACGGATtgagaggcagagaaaggccGCAGGGGGAGAAGCAAAACGGGCAATGCCTGCTCAG ttgaaaaaaatggaggagTCTCATCAGGAAGctacagaaaaagaagtagAGAGGATCTTGGGGTTATTGCAgactcattttaaaaatgatt CTAACACACCTATTTCCTTCTTTGACCTCGTGATTGATCCCAACTCCTTCGCACGCACTGTGGAAAACATCTTTCACGTATCCTTCATTATAAGG GATGGCTTAGCAAGATTAAAGCTGGATGATGATAAATTACCAATAATAG AGCCTTCAAAAGATGATGAGGGGAAGAAGGATGACTACAGTGATGGAGCACGGAGCCAGGTTGTGTTATCTCTGAGCCATCAGGAATGGAAG GAGATCGTAGAAACATATGAAATAACAGAGCCCATGATCAGCCCTCCCTGTCCTAGAAATGAAGATGAAATGGAGATGGCGTAA